In a genomic window of Sulfurisphaera tokodaii str. 7:
- a CDS encoding PolB1-binding protein PBP2 family protein, translated as MILVVSQEEIEKAEKYFKNVISVGEIIALRELKAIGINNPEEVISKLMEMGVIEKGEGCYNLVRKRSE; from the coding sequence GTGATTTTAGTGGTATCACAAGAAGAAATTGAAAAAGCTGAAAAGTACTTTAAGAATGTTATTTCGGTGGGGGAAATCATTGCTTTGAGGGAGTTAAAAGCTATAGGAATTAATAATCCTGAGGAAGTAATAAGTAAACTAATGGAAATGGGTGTAATCGAAAAAGGCGAAGGATGTTATAATCTAGTACGGAAAAGAAGTGAATGA
- a CDS encoding magnesium-dependent phosphatase-1: MIKIVVFDADKTLWDHYNISIFKKPYKLINENSIEDSEGNRLTLFPEVRDTLKSLKDMGLFIGLATWNLPEKTYEILDLLKIREYFDIITSKDYPFKFIFIAEIIDKMREKGIYLKPDEIMFIDDRRVHFGNTWLYLGNIKCLEMWSDIIHHKQILEKIKSF; this comes from the coding sequence ATGATAAAGATAGTAGTGTTTGATGCCGACAAAACTCTATGGGATCATTATAATATTTCTATCTTTAAAAAACCTTATAAACTAATTAACGAGAATTCAATCGAGGATTCAGAGGGTAATAGACTTACATTATTTCCAGAAGTTAGAGACACATTAAAGAGTTTAAAAGACATGGGATTGTTTATTGGGTTAGCGACTTGGAATTTACCAGAAAAAACATATGAAATCCTTGATCTTCTTAAAATAAGAGAATATTTTGATATTATTACATCTAAAGATTACCCATTTAAGTTTATTTTTATTGCGGAAATTATAGATAAAATGAGAGAAAAGGGGATATATTTAAAACCAGATGAGATAATGTTTATCGATGATAGAAGAGTACATTTTGGTAATACATGGTTATATTTGGGCAATATAAAATGTTTAGAAATGTGGTCAGATATAATTCATCACAAGCAGATACTTGAAAAAATAAAAAGTTTTTAA
- a CDS encoding GTPase: MIREVLRFINKSDLVIEVIDAREPDLTRSKKLEEYALNRERKILIVLNKADLIPREILEGWKKIFENEGKNAIYISATMHLGTKILRDKIKELLRGKEGTVIFVGYPKTGKSSIINALKGKHSASTSKIPMAYGYTKTIQKFKIDSKIYAWDSPGIIPPDGNELEKVIRGISVEKLEDPVKAGEMLLLRIIKYNPNAIKETYNITFNSPYEFFEKLALKRGWLYKSTKEPNIEEAAKAFIRDYHKGKIIYYVPPLSMNDDKDSSV, encoded by the coding sequence ATGATTAGGGAAGTACTTAGATTTATTAATAAATCAGACTTAGTAATAGAGGTAATAGATGCTAGAGAGCCAGATTTGACTAGGTCAAAAAAATTAGAGGAATATGCACTTAATAGGGAAAGGAAGATCTTAATAGTTCTTAATAAAGCAGATTTAATTCCTAGAGAAATTTTAGAAGGATGGAAAAAGATATTTGAGAATGAAGGAAAAAATGCGATATATATTTCAGCGACCATGCATTTAGGTACTAAAATTCTACGTGATAAAATAAAAGAGTTATTAAGAGGAAAAGAGGGAACAGTAATATTTGTAGGATATCCCAAAACGGGGAAATCTTCTATTATTAATGCATTAAAGGGAAAGCATTCTGCTTCAACTTCAAAAATACCAATGGCATATGGTTATACGAAAACCATCCAAAAGTTCAAAATAGACTCAAAAATATATGCATGGGATTCACCAGGTATCATACCCCCAGACGGAAATGAATTAGAGAAAGTCATTAGAGGAATAAGTGTAGAAAAACTTGAAGATCCAGTTAAGGCAGGGGAAATGCTCTTACTAAGAATTATAAAATATAATCCAAATGCTATTAAGGAGACATATAATATAACTTTTAATTCTCCCTATGAGTTTTTTGAAAAATTAGCGTTAAAAAGAGGATGGTTATATAAATCCACTAAAGAGCCTAACATAGAAGAAGCAGCAAAAGCGTTTATAAGAGATTATCACAAGGGCAAAATTATTTATTATGTCCCTCCTTTATCTATGAATGATGATAAAGATAGTAGTGTTTGA
- a CDS encoding UbiA family prenyltransferase, which yields MSVKAYFELVRIHNVIGSAISVFMGYVVASEWKIVPIKLILAMIVVSVIAAGGYIINDVFDIEIDKINKPNRPLPSGRIKISRARSLSIVLFLVGIVLSVLLNIYAFIIALLTVLALYYYAKDLKKQGLVGNLIVALTSALSAFYGGLAFFEGSWVIRTLIPTLYIFFFTLTREFVKGIEDVKGDMTNGVKTLAVRVGIEKTWFISKIILVILIVTSFIPYFFGFNIIYLIGILFLDIILILVVLLRHDIESASKARAYMKVYALGTLILFALGTLPI from the coding sequence ATGTCAGTAAAAGCTTATTTTGAACTTGTAAGAATACATAACGTTATAGGCTCTGCTATTTCCGTATTTATGGGCTATGTTGTTGCTTCTGAATGGAAAATAGTACCAATAAAACTTATCCTTGCAATGATTGTTGTTTCTGTTATCGCTGCTGGAGGCTACATAATTAATGATGTTTTTGATATCGAGATTGATAAAATAAATAAACCAAATAGACCCTTACCATCGGGTAGGATAAAAATCTCAAGAGCTAGATCATTATCAATAGTTTTGTTTTTAGTTGGTATAGTATTATCAGTTTTACTAAACATTTATGCATTTATAATAGCTTTACTAACTGTTTTAGCTTTATATTACTATGCTAAAGACTTAAAGAAACAAGGATTAGTAGGTAATTTAATAGTAGCCTTAACATCGGCTCTTTCAGCATTTTACGGAGGTCTGGCATTTTTTGAAGGATCATGGGTTATTAGGACATTAATACCCACATTATACATATTTTTCTTCACTTTAACTAGAGAATTCGTAAAGGGAATAGAAGATGTAAAGGGTGATATGACTAATGGTGTCAAGACGCTTGCAGTAAGAGTAGGTATTGAGAAGACTTGGTTTATATCTAAAATTATACTGGTAATACTCATAGTAACATCTTTTATTCCTTATTTCTTTGGGTTCAACATAATTTACTTAATTGGAATATTATTCTTGGACATTATACTTATCCTAGTAGTATTACTAAGACATGATATAGAAAGTGCTTCAAAAGCTAGAGCTTATATGAAAGTTTATGCTTTAGGAACATTAATTTTATTTGCATTAGGAACATTACCTATTTAA
- the speD gene encoding adenosylmethionine decarboxylase: protein MMGVVSTPKVVGRQVYGSLYECDNEVLKDVKRLEEIVKEAAKVGNMTLLDIKSWKIGEGVSVVAIVLESHITIHTWPEYNFATVDVYSCGAHTDPYKAFMYIVNELKAKRYTINEADRSSEF from the coding sequence ATGATGGGGGTCGTCAGCACACCAAAAGTTGTCGGAAGACAAGTATATGGAAGCTTATATGAGTGCGACAACGAAGTTCTGAAAGACGTAAAAAGATTAGAAGAAATTGTAAAAGAAGCTGCAAAAGTAGGCAATATGACATTACTTGATATTAAATCGTGGAAAATAGGAGAAGGAGTAAGTGTAGTTGCAATTGTTTTAGAGAGTCATATTACTATACACACTTGGCCAGAGTATAACTTTGCAACAGTTGACGTATACTCTTGTGGTGCTCACACAGATCCTTATAAAGCATTTATGTACATAGTTAATGAATTAAAAGCTAAAAGATATACAATAAATGAGGCTGATAGATCATCAGAATTTTAA
- a CDS encoding DUF211 domain-containing protein produces the protein MPIRRLVLDVLKPIRGTSIVDLAEKISSIEGVDGVNISVTDMDVETMGLMIVIEGSNLNFEEIKKLLEEEGCAIHSIDEVASGNKIVEGRKEA, from the coding sequence TTGCCTATAAGACGTCTTGTTTTAGATGTTTTAAAACCTATAAGAGGTACATCAATAGTTGATCTAGCCGAAAAAATTTCAAGTATAGAAGGAGTTGATGGTGTAAATATTAGTGTTACTGATATGGACGTAGAGACTATGGGATTAATGATAGTTATAGAGGGTAGTAATTTAAACTTTGAAGAAATAAAGAAATTATTAGAAGAAGAAGGATGTGCTATTCATAGCATTGATGAGGTAGCAAGTGGAAATAAAATAGTAGAGGGGAGAAAAGAAGCATGA
- a CDS encoding acetolactate synthase large subunit has translation MPTGARITIDALKREGVKVIFGIPGLSNMQLYDAFIEDLQNGELRHVLMRHEQAAAHAADGYARASGIPGVCTATSGPGATNLVTGLITAYWDSSPVIAITGQVPRNSIGKMAFQEADAMGIFEHITKYVVEVKKLEEIPIWIKNAFYIATTGRPGPVVVDIPRDIFYEKVEEVKWPEKPMVKGYKEFPTIIDRQKLKKAAEILVNAERPIILVGTGVVWSNATQEVLELAEYLHIPIVSTFPGKSAIPHDHPLYFGAMGYYGRAEASMAALESDAMLVIGARFSDRTFTSYDEMIETRKKFIMINIDPSDGERAIKVDVNLVGNAKILLRELMKAIYEVGKKNDHSAWIKRVKEYKEYYSQFYYYDEPNKLKPWKILKTIRNTIPRDAIVTTGVGQHQMWAEVFWEVLEPRTFLSSTGMGTMGFGLPAAMGAKLAKPDKVVVDLDGDGSFLMTGNNLATAVDEHIPIISVVFDNRTLGLVRQVQDLFFGNRIVGVDYGPSPDFVKLAEAFGALGFNATSYEEIEKSLKTAMKENIPAVIRIPVDKEELALPTLPPGGRLKQVIVRDPRKSS, from the coding sequence ATGCCAACAGGGGCTAGAATAACAATAGATGCTCTAAAAAGAGAAGGAGTAAAAGTAATATTCGGAATACCTGGCCTATCCAATATGCAACTTTATGACGCATTTATTGAAGACTTACAAAATGGAGAACTAAGACACGTATTAATGAGACATGAACAAGCTGCCGCTCATGCAGCTGATGGGTATGCAAGAGCTTCAGGAATACCGGGAGTATGTACAGCAACATCCGGTCCTGGTGCAACAAACTTAGTTACTGGCCTAATAACAGCATACTGGGATTCCTCGCCAGTTATAGCAATAACTGGACAAGTACCTAGAAATTCCATTGGAAAAATGGCATTCCAGGAAGCCGATGCCATGGGTATATTTGAACATATTACAAAATACGTTGTAGAAGTAAAGAAATTAGAAGAAATTCCAATTTGGATAAAGAATGCATTCTATATAGCAACAACAGGTAGACCAGGACCTGTAGTTGTTGACATACCTAGAGATATTTTCTATGAAAAAGTTGAGGAAGTAAAATGGCCAGAAAAACCCATGGTAAAAGGTTACAAAGAGTTTCCTACAATAATTGATAGACAGAAGTTAAAGAAAGCTGCAGAAATACTGGTAAATGCTGAGAGACCTATAATTTTAGTAGGAACTGGTGTTGTATGGTCTAACGCAACACAAGAGGTTCTTGAACTTGCCGAGTATTTGCATATTCCAATAGTATCAACATTCCCTGGTAAGTCCGCTATACCACATGACCACCCACTATATTTCGGTGCCATGGGATACTATGGAAGAGCAGAAGCTTCAATGGCTGCCTTAGAATCAGATGCTATGTTAGTTATTGGAGCTAGGTTTAGTGATAGAACCTTTACTTCATACGATGAAATGATTGAGACAAGAAAGAAATTCATAATGATTAACATAGATCCCTCAGATGGAGAAAGAGCAATAAAAGTTGATGTAAATCTTGTAGGTAATGCAAAAATTCTACTTAGGGAATTGATGAAAGCAATATACGAAGTAGGTAAAAAGAATGATCATAGCGCCTGGATAAAAAGAGTAAAAGAATATAAGGAATATTACTCACAATTCTATTATTATGACGAACCAAATAAACTAAAACCATGGAAGATATTAAAGACAATAAGGAATACGATACCTAGAGATGCTATAGTAACTACTGGTGTGGGACAACATCAAATGTGGGCAGAAGTATTCTGGGAAGTATTAGAACCTAGAACGTTTTTATCTTCGACTGGTATGGGAACAATGGGATTTGGTTTACCAGCTGCAATGGGAGCTAAATTAGCTAAACCAGATAAGGTTGTAGTGGATCTGGATGGTGATGGGTCTTTCTTAATGACTGGAAATAATCTCGCTACTGCTGTGGATGAGCATATTCCAATTATATCAGTAGTGTTTGATAATAGGACATTAGGTCTAGTAAGGCAAGTTCAAGATTTGTTCTTTGGAAACAGAATTGTAGGAGTAGACTACGGACCCTCGCCAGATTTCGTAAAATTAGCAGAGGCATTTGGAGCTCTAGGATTTAACGCTACTTCTTATGAAGAAATAGAAAAATCACTTAAAACAGCTATGAAAGAAAATATTCCTGCAGTAATAAGAATTCCGGTCGATAAAGAAGAATTAGCATTACCCACATTACCTCCTGGAGGAAGATTAAA
- a CDS encoding NAD(P)/FAD-dependent oxidoreductase: protein MEENLKVKKSTDVKIENSNKLLANNEKYEGKIIDASGWKGKAKWIKAIEYLTEPIESDSIEVFFDPRNPAGFGWIVPLSYGTLVGSLSYYDPKLFIPKVNKRIIDIHGGSIPRAKPVYKYGIGDTLGLIKIFTGGGIFSIGEMLETIPKLVYENDNSLHLSKFNKLKNEINKQFRLTTILEKTWRVVLPLAFRVLKDKTLSVNEEFDFHSLLFRTRL, encoded by the coding sequence TTGGAAGAAAATCTTAAAGTCAAAAAATCTACCGATGTAAAAATAGAAAATAGTAATAAACTTCTTGCAAATAACGAGAAATATGAAGGAAAAATCATTGATGCTTCTGGCTGGAAAGGAAAAGCTAAATGGATTAAAGCTATCGAATATCTAACAGAACCAATTGAAAGTGACAGTATAGAAGTATTCTTTGATCCTAGGAATCCAGCAGGTTTCGGATGGATAGTCCCACTTAGTTATGGGACATTAGTAGGTTCATTATCTTATTATGATCCCAAACTATTTATCCCTAAAGTAAACAAGAGAATTATAGACATACATGGAGGCTCGATACCAAGAGCTAAACCAGTATATAAGTACGGTATAGGTGATACGTTAGGTTTAATTAAAATATTTACTGGAGGTGGGATTTTTTCTATCGGAGAAATGTTAGAAACAATACCTAAACTAGTTTATGAAAATGATAATTCTTTACACTTAAGTAAATTTAACAAATTGAAAAACGAAATAAATAAACAGTTTAGATTGACAACAATTCTGGAAAAAACTTGGAGAGTAGTTTTGCCATTAGCTTTCAGAGTCTTGAAGGATAAAACATTAAGTGTAAACGAAGAATTCGATTTTCATTCACTTCTTTTCCGTACTAGATTATAA